Within the Nitrospira sp. genome, the region AGGATTCAATCTGCGAGACCGTGAGCCGGTTGGGGTCTTTGGCGGTCTCAAGATCGGAGGCCATTGCGGCGAAAATCCCCTTGCGGATGCGTCGGCCATCAAGGCCATCAGCTGCTTTCGCCAAACGGTCTGCCTGCCCTTCGAGAGCCTTCACATTTCTCCACACACTGCCGACCGACCTCAGCGTATCGGCGATGATCTCTGAACGGGCGATCGCGTTTGGAAGACCGATCTCCTCCACATGGTCGGCGCGAGACAGCACCGCGGCGTCGAGCGCGTCCGGAAAATTTGTCGTTGCGATGAGCAGGATGTTACGGTGGTCGCGTGTGAGCCGGTCCATGCCAGCTAAGGCCGCATCTGTGGCCCGGTGGACATCGATGGGATTGGCCTCAAGGCTGAGGCGATGGCGGGAAACGGCGAGGGTCTCCACCTCGTCCAGCAACACAATCGCAACGCCATCCATCCCCAGCTCGGGAATCGTCTGTTCGAACAGCTTGGCGACAGCCTGTTGACTGCGACCGAGGGCTGAGCTGGTCAGAGCGTGCGGATCAATCTCAGCAAATGTGGTCTTGGTTCCTGGAAGGCGCTCGGCGATCTGATTGGCCAGCCCTCGACCTAGCGTCGTTTTGCCTGTCCCGGGTGCGCCGGTCAGGAGGATCAGGCCGTGGATCGGGGCCTCGGCGAACGGGAGTTGCTGGCGCACCGTGAGTGCAAGGAGGGCCTGCGCGAGCAGGCGTTCGCGGACGCCTGCCTCCAGTTTGATCGATGTCCAGGCTGGAGAGAAGTCTTTATGAGGCAGCTGACACTGACGCGCCACGCCTACAGGATTGCTCATGTGGTGCGCTCACTCATAGCGTAAGAATGCCCAGCTTGAATCCACTTGCATTGCTTATGGTGGCAGTTTACAATACATACGGATTATATGCAAGTGTAAACTGGGAGGTAAGATGATCGGAGACCGCATCAGAGTCGCCAGGAGAAAAGCTGGCCTCTCGCTCCGTGCCCTCTCTTCTGCGATGGGGGAGAAGGTCACGGCGCAGGCCATCGGCAAGTACGAGCGGGGCGAGGACATCCCAAGCTCTGGAGTTCTGCTCGCGCTTGCCGTAGCTCTCAAAGTGTCTGTGGCCTATCTGCTCGACACGCAGGGTATCCAACTAACCGGCGTCGAGTTTAGGAAGAAGGCTGACACCACTGTACGCGATAGGGCACATGTGGAGACGGAAGTGCTCGAATGGATCGAGCGCTACTTGCAGGTAGAATCCATCCTGGAACTCGATAGTACGCATTGGCAAACCCCCATCTCGCCCCCTCAAAAGCTCAGGAGAGTGGAGGACGCAGAGCAGTTGGCCCGCGACGTGCGCAACGCCTGGAAGCTCGGTCTCGACCCGATTCCCAACATGACGGAGTTGCTTGAGGAGAAGGGCCTCAAGGTGCTGGTGGTCCCGCTTTCGAAACGCATCTCCGGGTTCACCTGTCTAGTGGGACGGGCTGACTGTGAGCGGAAACTGCCCGTCATCGTGGTGAACAGTTACTTTCCGCTCGAACGCAGACGCCTGACGCTGGCGCATGAACTGGCGCATCGACTCATCGACCCTGAGAGCCTGTCGGATAAGGAGGAGGAAAAGGCTGGTACGATCTTCGCCGGTGCTCTCATGATGACGCGCGAACACCTCTTGCTTGAGGTCGGCAAACATCGCCATGCCCTAGGATACCGAGAACTGATTGATCTGAAGCGACTGTATCGCGTCAGTGGTGCCGCACTCCTCATGCGACTCTACCAACTGAACGTCATTAACGAGTCCACGCTGGTCTATGCGTTTCAGGGAATTGCGCGCGGGTGGCGAACGCACGAGCCGGAGGAGCTTGAGCTCGAATCCCAACGTGGGCAATGGGAGCGGCCTCGACGCTTTGAGCGCCTGTGCTACCGCTCCTTGGCGGAAGGATTGATTTCACTGACGAAGGCTGCCGAGTTATTGCGGCTTCCCGTCCCTGATGTGGAGGCGGGCCTGAAGGGGCCGCACGCGG harbors:
- a CDS encoding ImmA/IrrE family metallo-endopeptidase → MIGDRIRVARRKAGLSLRALSSAMGEKVTAQAIGKYERGEDIPSSGVLLALAVALKVSVAYLLDTQGIQLTGVEFRKKADTTVRDRAHVETEVLEWIERYLQVESILELDSTHWQTPISPPQKLRRVEDAEQLARDVRNAWKLGLDPIPNMTELLEEKGLKVLVVPLSKRISGFTCLVGRADCERKLPVIVVNSYFPLERRRLTLAHELAHRLIDPESLSDKEEEKAGTIFAGALMMTREHLLLEVGKHRHALGYRELIDLKRLYRVSGAALLMRLYQLNVINESTLVYAFQGIARGWRTHEPEELELESQRGQWERPRRFERLCYRSLAEGLISLTKAAELLRLPVPDVEAGLKGPHADEDHRQ
- a CDS encoding AAA family ATPase, which produces MSNPVGVARQCQLPHKDFSPAWTSIKLEAGVRERLLAQALLALTVRQQLPFAEAPIHGLILLTGAPGTGKTTLGRGLANQIAERLPGTKTTFAEIDPHALTSSALGRSQQAVAKLFEQTIPELGMDGVAIVLLDEVETLAVSRHRLSLEANPIDVHRATDAALAGMDRLTRDHRNILLIATTNFPDALDAAVLSRADHVEEIGLPNAIARSEIIADTLRSVGSVWRNVKALEGQADRLAKAADGLDGRRIRKGIFAAMASDLETAKDPNRLTVSQIESSFRQALKVQKGISQ